Below is a window of candidate division WOR-1 bacterium RIFOXYB2_FULL_36_35 DNA.
TTCCATAATTAAATTCCCTCCGATATTATTTTTTGATATAATATTATTGGTAAATTTAAAAGGAGCTTTCAGCTTTTCTTTTTAAAATGAGGAGTTCCAAAATGCAAAAAATTAAAAAAGTAGTTCTTGCGTATTCTGGTGGGCTTGATACTTCAATTATGATTAACTGGCTCAAAGAAAATTATGGTTGCGAAGTGATAGCTTATGCCGCTGATGTTGGGCAGGAAGAGGAACTCAAAGGTTTAAAACAAAAAGCTCTAAAAACCGGCGCTTCAAAAATTTATATAGAAGATTTAACAGAAGAATTTGCGAAAGACTTTATTTTTCCGATGCTCAAAACCGGCGCTATTTACGAAGGCCAATATCTTTTAGGTACATCAATTGCCCGCCCTCTTATTGCGAAACGCCAAGTTGAAATTGCACTCAAAGAAAAGGCCGATGCAGTAGCCCATGGGGCAACAGGCAAAGGAAATGACCAGGTTCGATTTGAATTGACTTTTAAGGCTCTGGCTCCCGATCTTAAAATTATTGCTCCTTGGAGAGAATGGAAACTTAAAGGTCGTGAAGAAGAGATAGATTATGCGAACAAACGAAATATTCCTATCCCTGTCTCCAAATCGAAGCCTTATTCATCAGACAGAAATTTGTGGCATATAAGTTATGAAGGGGGCGTTTTGGAAGACCCATGGTATGAGCCAAAAGAGGATATGTTTATTTTGACCGTTGATCCTGCTAAAGCTCCAAATAAAGAAGAGTATGTTGAAGTTGGATTTGTAAAAGGGGAGCCTGTATCTATTAATGACAAAAAGCTTTCGCCTGTGGCTTTAATTAAAGAACTTAACAAAATCGGCGGACGAAATGGCGTAGGACGTGTTGATATCGTTGAAAATCGCCTAGTTGGAATGAAATCCCGAGGAGTTTATGAAACGCCTGGCGGTACTATTTTATATTTAGCCCATCAAGCCCTTGAATCTATTACAATTGACCGCGATACTCATCACATGAAGCAGGGGATTGCTATTCGTTATTCTGAACTTGTTTATAACGGACAATGGTATTCTCCACTTCGTAAATCTCTTGATGCCTTTATCAATGAAACACAAAAGAATGTGACAGGAGTTGTTCGCTTAAAGCTTTACAAAGGCAATTGCGCCGTTGTAGGTCGCAAGGCTTCTAAATCTCTATACGATCCACAGCTTGCCTCTTTTGAAAAAGAGGAAGTTTATAACCAAAAGGATGCTGAAGGGTTTATCAATTTATTTGGGTTGCCGATAAAAGTTCATTCAAAGACATTTAAATAGAGATAATTTTCTAACCAAAATAAGGCTTAAGATTTTTGTATGCCTCAGATCTATGTTTTACTCCACAAATATAGTAGGTTTCTTCTTCATGGTCAATTTTATATATTATTCTATAATCTCCAACTCTATATCTAAATAATTTTCCATCTTTTTGAGAAAATCCTTTTAGTGCAAAATGATGAATATAAGGATTTTGAGCAAGCCATTCTAGTTTATTTATAATTCTTTTTGTGATTGATTTATCTAAATCCTTAAAATTTTTATCGGCATTTTGGGTGATTTTTATTTGATAGCTAATTCTTTTTTCAGCTCCTTTAAAGAAGTCAGCCTTCCTTTTTTGATGTCTTCAGAGGCATTTTCCATCTCTTTAACAAACTCTTTATTATGAGACCACAGCCAATCTTCTATATCGTCAAGAG
It encodes the following:
- a CDS encoding argininosuccinate synthase — protein: MKKVVLAYSGGLDTSIMINWLKENYGCEVIAYAADVGQEEELKGLKQKALKTGASKIYIEDLTEEFAKDFIFPMLKTGAIYEGQYLLGTSIARPLIAKRQVEIALKEKADAVAHGATGKGNDQVRFELTFKALAPDLKIIAPWREWKLKGREEEIDYANKRNIPIPVSKSKPYSSDRNLWHISYEGGVLEDPWYEPKEDMFILTVDPAKAPNKEEYVEVGFVKGEPVSINDKKLSPVALIKELNKIGGRNGVGRVDIVENRLVGMKSRGVYETPGGTILYLAHQALESITIDRDTHHMKQGIAIRYSELVYNGQWYSPLRKSLDAFINETQKNVTGVVRLKLYKGNCAVVGRKASKSLYDPQLASFEKEEVYNQKDAEGFINLFGLPIKVHSKTFK